In Desulfitobacterium chlororespirans DSM 11544, the following are encoded in one genomic region:
- a CDS encoding prepilin peptidase, with amino-acid sequence MGIELSILSGIWGVIIGSFLNVVIYRVPQEKSIIRPGSHCTACGHNLRPWELVPVLSFLILRGRCVQCQEKISWRYPLIEVLNGVLYFYAAWMNHNGSFLQLGVNFYFLSTLLALAAIDWDTCRLPDVFTLPLLGVGIGAGFLLPQGPSGWESLATALGVGGVFWLITRLYPEGMGLGDIKLIAGLSAFLGFPEVLIAIFIASFTGSIGGLIMLSFKKRSFREQIPFGPYLVLGGWAVFFWGQIILSFYDSLF; translated from the coding sequence GTGGGAATTGAACTCAGTATATTATCCGGAATATGGGGGGTGATCATCGGTAGTTTTTTAAATGTGGTGATTTATCGTGTTCCCCAGGAAAAGTCTATAATTCGCCCAGGTTCTCACTGCACTGCCTGTGGTCATAATCTTCGCCCTTGGGAACTGGTTCCGGTCCTAAGTTTTCTTATCCTGAGAGGACGATGTGTTCAATGTCAGGAGAAGATTTCCTGGCGTTACCCCTTAATTGAGGTCCTTAATGGAGTTCTGTATTTTTATGCTGCCTGGATGAATCATAACGGCTCATTTCTTCAGTTGGGGGTAAACTTTTATTTTCTATCCACGCTTTTAGCTCTTGCTGCTATTGATTGGGATACCTGCCGTCTGCCGGATGTTTTCACACTCCCCTTACTGGGTGTCGGTATTGGGGCAGGCTTTTTGCTGCCCCAGGGTCCATCGGGTTGGGAAAGCCTTGCTACGGCACTGGGGGTGGGTGGAGTATTTTGGCTGATTACTCGGCTCTATCCTGAAGGGATGGGCTTAGGGGATATAAAGCTTATTGCCGGCCTGAGTGCATTTTTAGGGTTTCCGGAAGTTTTGATAGCTATTTTCATTGCCAGCTTCACAGGATCCATAGGCGGACTTATCATGCTCTCCTTTAAAAAAAGAAGTTTCAGGGAACAGATTCCCTTTGGGCCCTATCTGGTCCTGGGAGGTTGGGCTGTATTTTTTTGGGGACAAATTATCCTTTCTTTTTATGACTCTTTGTTTTGA
- a CDS encoding PilN domain-containing protein: protein MMLAGQGRVCVELTDHELRWLWYTQKGKDKRALVPAQFEITPLPKGLIKQGKVLYPETLLSILRGHLEQRRVDFQLPRNPKVGIGLPLQNQFIREYHLPWVKKGHRTGLLRYLAEEEIPIPEEELVYDYFLDEEKGPLRRLRVILSGIRNSVLSPVIFCFRKAGFEINKVCFSQLAWGKVMGFGHEENTLFLREDEGQIQYVFYKGGIPEIIRSFPPTLQYFDEGEWKHEIHRMLLYLSSPHDQMELTRILWSQDREAEKIGKRIGEYIKGVRGKVPVLQGVDEAFYAFWGSQTLNALAAYAPEKYLAVLGLALEDEKLGQNNFWRTENLKKKRQRIKRGVAGVLLLVSIGGLRMLVSTQQTLDTLRVEAQRLSEITANQTWEREKETALKQTWEGIIGNPTAVGQEIRELTAYAPEGIYLERIEIKGRTLLIQGLATESLEVQRMFQQLKAQGWGKVQLAKYQTAGDSLEDSFREGMPIQFVLKAEEDD from the coding sequence ATGATGCTTGCCGGACAAGGTCGAGTCTGTGTTGAGCTAACCGATCACGAACTGCGTTGGCTTTGGTATACCCAAAAAGGGAAGGATAAGAGGGCTTTGGTACCGGCTCAGTTTGAAATTACTCCTCTTCCTAAAGGGCTGATCAAGCAGGGTAAAGTGCTTTATCCGGAGACTCTCCTGTCGATTTTAAGAGGTCACCTGGAACAACGCAGGGTAGATTTCCAATTGCCGCGTAATCCAAAGGTTGGCATCGGATTACCTCTCCAGAACCAGTTCATCCGTGAGTATCATTTGCCTTGGGTAAAAAAAGGGCACCGTACCGGGCTCCTTCGCTATTTGGCGGAAGAAGAGATTCCTATTCCTGAAGAAGAATTGGTTTATGATTACTTTCTTGACGAGGAAAAGGGGCCGTTGCGGCGATTGAGGGTGATTTTATCCGGAATAAGGAATTCAGTTTTATCTCCAGTCATTTTTTGTTTCCGGAAAGCAGGCTTTGAGATTAACAAGGTATGCTTTTCCCAACTGGCTTGGGGGAAGGTAATGGGATTTGGTCACGAGGAAAATACTCTGTTTCTTCGGGAAGATGAAGGGCAGATTCAATATGTCTTCTATAAAGGAGGGATACCTGAGATAATTCGCAGTTTTCCTCCCACCCTTCAATATTTCGATGAGGGGGAATGGAAGCATGAGATTCATCGGATGCTGCTCTATCTTTCTTCACCCCATGACCAAATGGAGCTTACGAGAATCTTATGGAGTCAGGACAGGGAGGCTGAAAAAATAGGGAAAAGAATAGGGGAATACATTAAGGGTGTTCGCGGAAAGGTTCCGGTCTTGCAGGGAGTGGATGAGGCATTTTATGCCTTTTGGGGTTCGCAGACTTTAAATGCCTTGGCAGCCTATGCCCCGGAAAAATACCTTGCTGTATTGGGGTTGGCCCTTGAAGACGAGAAATTAGGGCAGAATAATTTTTGGAGAACAGAGAATCTAAAGAAGAAGAGACAGCGTATTAAGCGGGGTGTTGCAGGAGTGCTATTGCTCGTGAGCATAGGCGGTTTGAGGATGCTTGTATCCACCCAACAGACCCTTGATACCTTGCGGGTTGAGGCTCAACGACTAAGTGAAATAACCGCCAACCAAACTTGGGAGAGGGAGAAGGAAACAGCCCTAAAGCAAACATGGGAGGGGATTATCGGGAACCCTACTGCGGTTGGGCAGGAGATAAGGGAATTAACAGCCTATGCACCTGAGGGGATTTACCTCGAACGGATTGAGATTAAAGGCCGGACTTTGTTAATCCAAGGCCTTGCTACGGAATCACTGGAGGTTCAAAGAATGTTTCAGCAACTTAAAGCCCAAGGATGGGGGAAGGTTCAACTGGCCAAATATCAAACAGCGGGGGATTCATTAGAGGATTCATTTAGGGAGGGAATGCCGATTCAATTCGTTTTGAAGGCTGAAGAAGATGATTAA